From Clarias gariepinus isolate MV-2021 ecotype Netherlands chromosome 2, CGAR_prim_01v2, whole genome shotgun sequence, one genomic window encodes:
- the esrrgb gene encoding estrogen-related receptor gamma b, with amino-acid sequence MDLVELYQRDFLDMMPISTHYPAFIKAEPASPASTMQHSPEGSSSDSYSSVTRADCRGVVLPVAYRTSGAGLRPDRVPELQEKSEFDVSPGPKRLCLVCGDVASGFHYGVASCEACKAFFKRTIQGSIEYTCPASSECEITKRRRKSCQACRFTKCISVGMLREGVRLDRVRGGRQKYKRTLDSNSNSYLNMQLPHKRTRSEFYDVENKVVSHLLGAEPEKVYAMPDPALPDDDIKALTTLCDLADRELVLNIGWAKHLPGFSGLSLPDQMRLLQSAWMEILILRVVFRSLDAQESLVFAEDYVMDVEQAKRNGLLELHAAILHLVRKYRGMGLEREEFVTLKAIALANSDSMHIEDSEAVQRLQDCLHEALQDYERRHHGDDSRRAGKLIMTLPLLRQTSAKAVQYFCSIKQDGRVPMHKLFLELLEANTQPSP; translated from the exons CTTCCTGGACATGATGCCGATTAGCACTCACTACCCCGCCTTCATCAAGGCCGAGCCCGCCAGCCCCGCCTCCACGATGCAGCACAGTCCCGAGGGATCGTCGTCGGACAGCTACAGCTCCGTAACAAGGGCTGACTGCAGGGGCGTGGTCCTGCCGGTTGCGTATCGTACCTCAGGGGCGGGGCTTAGGCCCGATCGGGTTCCCGAGCTGCAGGAGAAGAGCGAGTTTGATGTGAGCCCGGGGCCCAAGCGCCTGTGTTTGGTGTGTGGAGACGTGGCGTCGGGGTTCCATTACGGCGTGGCGTCCTGCGAGGCCTGCAAAGCTTTCTTCAAACGCACAATTCAAG gCAGTATTGAATACACGTGTCCAGCGAGCAGCGAGTGTGAGATTACTAAGAGGAGGAGGAAATCCTGCCAGGCCTGCCGCTTCACCAAGTGCATCTCAGTGGGCATGCTGCGAGagg gtgtgcGTTTAGACAGAGTTCGGGGAGGTCGTCAGAAATACAAACGCACCCTAGACTCCAACAGCAACTCTTACCTGAACATGCAGTTACCGCACAAGAGAACACGTTcag AGTTCTACGATGTCGAGAACAAAGTGGTGTCTCATCTGTTGGGGGCAGAGCCAGAAAAGGTATACGCCATGCCTGACCCCGCCCTTCCTGACGATGACATCAAAGCTCTGACAACGTTGTGTGATCTTGCTGATCGGGAGCTGGTGCTCAATATTGGCTGGGCCAAACACCttccag GTTTCTCTGGTCTCTCTCTGCCAGACCAGATGCGCCTCCTTCAGAGTGCCTGGATGGAGATCCTGATCCTGCGTGTGGTCTTCCGTTCACTGGACGCTCAGGAGAGCCTGGTGTTCGCCGAGGATTATGTGATGGATGTTGAGCAGGCCAAGCGAAACGGCTTGCTCGAGCTGCATGCGGCCATACTGCACCTTGTCAGGAAGTACAGAGGCATGGGCCTCGAGAGGGAGGAGTTTGTCACGCTCAAGGCCATCGCACTCGCCAACTCAG ATTCGATGCACATCGAGGACAGCGAGGCAGTCCAGAGGCTGCAAGATTGCTTGCACGAAGCACTGCAGGACTATGAACGGCGTCACCACGGTGACGACTCGCGTAGGGCCGGCAAACTCATCATGACCCTCCCCTTACTCAGGCAGACCTCGGCCAAGGCTGTGCAGTACTTCTGCAGCATTAAGCAAGACGGTCGCGTGCCCATGCACAAACTCTTCTTGGAGCTCCTCGAGGCCAACACCCAGCCCTCTCCTTGA